One region of Solanum pennellii chromosome 6, SPENNV200 genomic DNA includes:
- the LOC114077570 gene encoding LOW QUALITY PROTEIN: myosin-6-like (The sequence of the model RefSeq protein was modified relative to this genomic sequence to represent the inferred CDS: deleted 2 bases in 1 codon; substituted 1 base at 1 genomic stop codon), translating to MMLYTLVYNMCYGKLPSYSYASQLYDKYKEALDEYINSTGFRSSSSDINLAGVVHQVQAKSPALLFKQQLTAYVEKMYGIIRDNLKKELGSLLSLCIQAPRTSKGSVLKSGRSFGKDYSINHWRGIIECLDSLLCTLKENFMPPILVQKIFSQAFAYMNVQLFNSFLLRRECCTFSNAECXIWXYVKSGLAELELWCSQAKEEYAGSSWDELKHIRQVVGFLVIHQKYRISYDDITNDLCPVLSVQQLYRVCTLYWDDKYNTRSVSPDVISNMRVLMTEDSNDAESNSFLLDDNPSYASQLYDKYKEALDEYINSTVLPALREKQDAELMLRELVKRWEDYKRMLRWLSIFFHYLSRYYIPRRSLPTLNDVGLTCFDNLVYKELSSKATNAVIMLA from the exons ATGATGTTATACAC ACTTGTATATAATATGTGTTATGGGAAACTGCCTTCTTACAGTTACGCTTCGCAGCTGTATGACAAGTACAAGGAAGCACTTGATGAATACATCAATTCTACA GGATTTCGCTCGTCCTCTTCTGACATCAATCTTGCTGGAGTAGTGCACCAGGTTCAAGCAAAATCCCCAGCTCTGCTTTTCAAACAGCAGCTAACAGCATATGTCGagaaaatgtatggaattattCGTGATAACTTGAAGAAAGAGTTAGGGTCACTTCTTTCCTTGTGTATCCAG GCACCGAGGACCTCCAAAGGAAGTGTGCTAAAGTCTGGTCGATCCTTTGGCAAAGATTATTCAATAAATCACTGGCGAGGAATAATTGAATGCCTTGATTCTCTTCTCTGTACTTTGAAAGAAAACTTT ATGCCTCCGATTCTTGTTCAGAAGATATTTAGTCAAGCCTTTGCATACATGAATGTACAGCTCTTCAACAG TTTTCTTCTTCGCCGGGAGTGTTGTACATTCAGTAATGCAGAA TGTTAAATCTGGNGATATGTTAAATCTGGTTTGGCTGAGCTAGAGCTGTGGTGCTCCCAAGCAAAGGAAGAG TATGCTGGCTCATCCTGGGATGAACTCAAACATATACGACAAGTTGTTGGATTCTTg GTTATACATCAGAAGTACAGAATTTCGTATGATGATATCACTAATGATTTGTGTCCT GTTCTCAGTGTCCAGCAACTTTACAGAGTTTGTACTCTTTACTGGGATGACAAATACAATACACGAAGTGTCTCCCCAGAT GTCATATCTAACATGAGGGTACTTATGACAGAGGACTCGAACGACGCCGAGAGCAACTCTTTTTTGTTAGATGATAACCCAAG TTACGCTTCGCAGCTGTATGATAAGTACAAGGAAGCACTTGATGAATACATCAATTCTACA GTTCTGCCTGCTTTGAGAGAGAAGCAGGATGCTGAGCTTATGTTGAGGGAGCTTGTGAAGAGATGGGAGGATTATAAACGTATGCTCAGGTGGCTCTCTATATTCTTCCATTATCTTTCACGGTATTATATTCCTCGAAGATCGCTACCTACACTGAACGATGTTGGTCTGACATGCTTCGACAATTTG GTTTATAAGGAGTTGAGCAGTAAAGCTACAAATGCTGTTATTATGTTGGCA
- the LOC107021959 gene encoding uncharacterized protein LOC107021959 produces the protein MEGFDSMMRVAFQLIRIVRMILVVLEAVSGLAVHWRKSCIYPIKEVTQIQALANVLGCRIEKLPTVYLGTLLGNNHKELVIWDGIIEKTEKKLENWKSQYLSFGVRTILINSVLDSLPTYVMSLFPMPVKVEEILDILRRDFLWSGIKEGKRIHLVKWQTALLSRSSVGIRDQNHDGTSRGNLWTME, from the coding sequence ATGGAAGGATTCGATAGTATGATGAGGGTGGCTTTTCAACTCATTAGAATTGTCAGAATGATATTGGTAGTCTTAGAGGCGGTCTCAGGCTTGGCAGTCCATTGGAGGAAGAGTTGTATATATCCCATCAAAGAGGTGACACAGATCCAGGCCTTAGCAAACGTTTTGGGGTGCAGAATCGAAAAACTCCCAACTGTTTACCTAGGTACGCTACTTGGAAACAACCATAAAGAGCTAGTGATATGGGATGGTATAATTGAAAAAACTGAAAAGAAGCTGGAAAACTGGAAATCTCAATATCTATCCTTTGGTGTGAGAACCATTCTGATAAACTCTGTACTAGACTCTTTACCTACCTATGTGATGTCCCTATTCCCTATGCCGGTCAAAGTGGAAGAAATACTTGATATATTAAGGAGGGATTTTCTTTGGTCGGGAATCAAGGAAGGTAAAAGAATACATCTTGTCAAATGGCAAACTGCTTTGCTGAGTAGAAGCTCCGTGGGGATTAGGGATCAGAATCATGATGGAACTTCCAGGGGAAATCTCTGGACCATGGAGTAA